In the Sandaracinaceae bacterium genome, CGCAGGTGGTGGCGTCGTGGCAGGCCGAGGGCAAGTCCTTCGAGTTCTTCGACGTGCGCACGCCCGCAGAGCGCGAGACGGCCGCCATCGCCGGGACGCAGCTGCTGGACGACGCGGGTCGGGCGCTGCTCGAGAAGCTCGAGAAGGACACCGTGCTGGTGTTCCACTGCCACCACGGCATGCGCAGCCAGGCAGCCGCCGAGCACTGCCTGCGGCTCGGCTTCACGCAGGTCTACAACGTGGCCGGCGGCATCGCCGCCTGGTCGCGTGACGTGGACCCGTCCATCCCGCAGTACTGATCAGTTGGTGTCCGAGGTGGTGCAGCGCAGCACCTCCTCCACCGTGGTCATGCCGGCCCGCACCTTGGCGAGGCCGGCCATGCGCAGCGAGGTGATGCCGATGCGGATCATCTCCTGCTTGAGCTCGGCCGTGGAGCAGCCCTGTAGCACCAGCTCCTTCAGCTGGTCGCGGAAGGGCATGACCTCGTAGAGGGCCACGCGGCCCTTGTAGCCCGTGTCGCCGCACGTGGCGCAGCCGGTGCCCTTCATGAGCTTCAGGTCCTTGAGCTCGGCCTGCTTGAAGCCCACGTCCAGCATGGCCTGGTCGGTGTAGGTAGTGGGCTGCTTGCAGTCCGCGCAGATGCGGCGCGCCAGGCGCTGCGCCACCACGAGGTTGACCGAGGCCGTGACGAGGAAGGGCTCCACGCCCATGTTCAGGAGGCGCGTGACGGTGCTGGGCGCGTCGTTGGTGTGCAGAGTGGACAGCACCATGTGGCCGGTGAGGGCCGCCTTGATGGCGATCTCGGCCGTCTCGAAGTCGCGAATCTCGCCGACCATGATGATGTCCGGGTCCTGACGCAGGAAGCTGCGCAGCGAGGCGGCGAAGTTCAGGCCGATGTCGTCGTGCATGTTCACCTGGTTGATGCCCGCCAGGTTGAACTCGACCGGGTCCTCGGCCGTGCTGATGTTCGTGTCGATGGTGTTCAGCTCGGCCAGAGCCGAGTAGAGCGTGGTGGTCTTGCCCGAGCCGGTGGGGCCCGTGACCAGCACCATCCCGTACGGGCGGTGGATGTTGTCCTTGAAGTCCTTGAGCGGCTCGGGGTCGAAGCCCAGCTTGGTCATGTCCAGCTGCAGGTTGGACTTGTCCAAGAGGCGCATGACGATCTTCTCGCCGAACAGGGTGGGCAGCACGGACACGCGGAAGTCCATCTCGCGCCCCTTGCCCATCTTCAGCTTGATGCGTCCGTCCTGCGGCAGGCGGCGCTCGGCGATGTCCAGCGAGGACATGATCTTGATACGCGACGAGATCGCGTTCTTCATCTTGAGCGGCGGCCGCATCTCCTCGCTGAGCACGCCGTCGATGCGGTAGCGCACGCGCAGGCTCTTCTCGTACGGCTCGATGTGGATGTCGGACGCGCCCTTCTTGATGGCGTTCAGCAGGATGGCGTTGCAGAGCCGGACCACCGGCGCGTCCCCCGACGCGCGCTCGAGGTCCATGATGTTCACGTCCTCTTCGGTGCCCGTGAAGTCGATGTCCTCCTCGTCGAAGCCATCCATGATGTCGTCGTAGGAGATCTCGGGCGCGGCGTTGCCCGTCTCCAGCTTCGCGAGGATGGCGGCCTCCGAGGCGACGACCGGCTCCACGTTGTAGCCAGTGAGGAACTTGATGTCGTCGATGGCGTGGAGGTTGGACGGGTCCACCATGGCCACGATCAGCGCCGAGCCGGCGCGCGAGACGGGCACCACCTTGTGGCGGATGCAGACCTCGTGGGAGATCAGCTTCATCACGTCGGGGTCGATCTCGTAGTTGCTGAGATCGATGGACTGCACCCGGTACTGGGCGCTGAGGAACTCGGTGATCTCGTCGTCCGAGATGACACCCTGGCGCGCGAGCGCGTATCCAAGGCTGACCTTGTCGCGCCGCTGAGTCTCCTGTGCTGTGCGCAGCTGCTCGAGGCTGATGCGCTTTTCACGTACGAGAAGCTCTCCGAGGCGATTGCTCATGAACCGATGACTCCGTGGCGGGGGGAAGGAGCTGTCGTGGTGCGGACAGCCGTTCGGAGGATACCTCAAACAGCGACAGGAGCGGATCAATCCTCACGTACGGAACCTGGCCGGGCCTGCTAGGATCGCGCGCGATGAGCTTCCTGCGACGCGTCTTCGACGGGACGTACCGCCGCGCACGGCGGGCGGAGGGCCGCGGCGAGTACCGCGAGGCCGCCGAGCTGTATGCCGAGGCCGGCGCGGACGCCGAGGCGGGCGAAGCCTGGCTGTTCTACGCCGCCCGCCTCACGGGGGTGGAGGAGCGGGTGGCGGCCTACCGCGATGCGCTGCGCTGGTTCCCCGAGGGCTCCCCGAAGGCGCGTGAGGTGTGTGGCCACATCGGCATGGCGCGGCTCGAGGATGCGCAGCGCCGCGGGGTGCACACCGCCGACGAGCGCCGGGTGCTGGAAGACGCGGCGGCTCACCTCGAGCGCGCGGACCGGCCGGCGTATGCGGCCACGGCCTACGAGCTGCTGGGCATGCGCGACGCCGCCACCCGCTGCCTCGAAGCCGCCGGTGAGATCGAGCGCCTGGAGGCCCTGCTGGAGCAGGGCGCGCGCGAGGCTGCGGGCGAGCGGGAGCGGCGCTCTGCGGTGCGTGACTACGAGGTGGCCATGGTGGTGGGCCAGCGGCGCGAGGCCATGGCGGCGCTCGAGCGGGCGGTCACGGGCGCGCGGCTACGGGCGCAACAGGCGGAGTCGTCGGCCGACGCGGAGGTGCGCGATCTCATGCGACGCCTCGAGGCGCGCCGCACCGCCCCGCTGCGCTGCACGCTGCGGGTGGGTGCCGTGAGTGTGGCCCTGTTCGGGTCGCTGCCCGTCACGCTGGGGCGGGAGGCCGACGTGTGTGTGCGGGGTACGGGGGTGTCGCGCACCCACTGCCGCGTCAGCTTGGGGCCGAACGGCTTCGTCCTCGAGGAC is a window encoding:
- the pilB gene encoding type IV-A pilus assembly ATPase PilB, with protein sequence MSNRLGELLVREKRISLEQLRTAQETQRRDKVSLGYALARQGVISDDEITEFLSAQYRVQSIDLSNYEIDPDVMKLISHEVCIRHKVVPVSRAGSALIVAMVDPSNLHAIDDIKFLTGYNVEPVVASEAAILAKLETGNAAPEISYDDIMDGFDEEDIDFTGTEEDVNIMDLERASGDAPVVRLCNAILLNAIKKGASDIHIEPYEKSLRVRYRIDGVLSEEMRPPLKMKNAISSRIKIMSSLDIAERRLPQDGRIKLKMGKGREMDFRVSVLPTLFGEKIVMRLLDKSNLQLDMTKLGFDPEPLKDFKDNIHRPYGMVLVTGPTGSGKTTTLYSALAELNTIDTNISTAEDPVEFNLAGINQVNMHDDIGLNFAASLRSFLRQDPDIIMVGEIRDFETAEIAIKAALTGHMVLSTLHTNDAPSTVTRLLNMGVEPFLVTASVNLVVAQRLARRICADCKQPTTYTDQAMLDVGFKQAELKDLKLMKGTGCATCGDTGYKGRVALYEVMPFRDQLKELVLQGCSTAELKQEMIRIGITSLRMAGLAKVRAGMTTVEEVLRCTTSDTN